In Arthrobacter sp. CDRTa11, one DNA window encodes the following:
- a CDS encoding ArsR/SmtB family transcription factor: MLSAAQAPLYEIKANLFKALAHPARIRILELLAAAPGNTAAVSYLLAETGLEASHLSQHLATLRKHKVVTSVRRANAVTYRLAHPGIAKLLAIARTFLLDSLAESNEQLRLAQELPAGHLPEMSAS; encoded by the coding sequence ATGTTGTCCGCAGCCCAGGCTCCGCTATACGAGATCAAGGCCAACCTCTTTAAGGCCTTGGCGCACCCGGCCCGGATCCGGATCCTGGAGCTCCTGGCTGCCGCGCCTGGGAACACTGCGGCGGTCAGCTACCTTCTTGCTGAAACGGGCTTGGAGGCCTCCCATCTCTCCCAGCACCTCGCCACCCTCCGCAAGCACAAAGTGGTGACGTCGGTGCGGAGGGCCAACGCCGTAACGTACCGCCTGGCGCACCCCGGAATTGCGAAACTGCTGGCCATCGCGCGCACCTTCCTGCTGGACAGTCTCGCTGAGTCAAACGAGCAGCTCCGGCTGGCGCAGGAGCTGCCGGCGGGGCACTTGCCCGAGATGTCCGCCTC